From the Chelonoidis abingdonii isolate Lonesome George chromosome 12, CheloAbing_2.0, whole genome shotgun sequence genome, one window contains:
- the ZBTB12 gene encoding zinc finger and BTB domain-containing protein 12 produces the protein MRAQHFIFMCPRCGKQFNHSSNLNRHMNVHRGVKSHSCAVCGKSFTQKSTLHDHMNLHSGQRPYRCSYCDVRFAHKPAIRRHLKEQHGKTTAENVLEASVSEINVLLP, from the coding sequence ATGCGAGCCCAGCACTTCATCTTCATGTGTCCCCGCTGCGGCAAGCAGTTCAACCACAGCAGCAACCTCAACCGGCACATGAACGTCCACCGGGGCGTGAAGTCCCACTCCTGCGCCGTCTGCGGCAAGAGCTTCACCCAGAAGTCCACCCTGCACGACCACATGAACCTGCACAGCGGGCAGCGCCCCTACCGCTGCTCCTACTGCGACGTGCGCTTCGCCCACAAGCCCGCCATCCGCCGCCACCTCAAGGAGCAGCACGGCAAGACCACCGCCGAGAACGTGCTGGAGGCCAGCGTCTCCGAGATCAACGTCCTGCTGCCCTAG
- the LOC116829917 gene encoding LOW QUALITY PROTEIN: complement C2-like (The sequence of the model RefSeq protein was modified relative to this genomic sequence to represent the inferred CDS: substituted 1 base at 1 genomic stop codon) — MAPSLCALLLLALHPGARAQPPEEAGPSCGQDVAIRSGTFALSDGYHPGSVLTYSCPPGFYPYPLGSRLCQDNGHWTPLHTPTGSVLPKALCREIRCPAQLEFENGSFQPRRASYPVGSVLTFECLDGYTLRGPAQRVCQGNGHWDGGTPACDDGAEHCPNPGVPPGTTKSGSRYRLGERVSYRCKAGLSLVGSAQRVCTEAGEWSGAEPSCRGEXFLPTRPAPFSYDRVEDVGSQFGASFSNVLGLASSSASSSLNASIIKPQTFLGRRLILSDDSFVNVYLLVDSSKSVNSESFQIFKEWVENIVDRIASFEVASSFAVISYATKPKKIVSIYDPEASDADGVIEKTKTGMNFQDHGNGTGTNIRAALLEVYHMILFQKESFVRAGKPDAWKKIRHAIIVLTDGKYNMGGSPKDAVAKIEDVLEIKPDRKDYLDIYAFGIGTLEVDWDGLNEIASKKEGERHAFKMDSSQNLKAAFEDVLDPKNIHDLCGLGNDSQSATHQQQNPWHVVIKGTTGASCRGSLVSDSWVLTAAHCFNQVTDTSLWRVQVGLRLCLGAGPTEIPIQRRIDHPEYDVTAKAGQGIPEYYDYDVSLIKLQQAVQFSGRVRPICLPCTKRANRALKKPQRATCKDHELELLGLEQVPAHFISLANKRLNVQIKTNKSRPSCIAGAIQPGMIYANVSDVSRVVTDRFLCSGQEASGGSEEASTCKGESGGGLFLEKKRRYFQVGVISWGVFDVCKVPNRKAPAHARDFHLNLFTVLPWLRDKLAEEELGFI, encoded by the exons ATGGCCCCCTCCCTCTGCGCCCTCCTGCTGCTTGCCCTCCACCCAG GTGCCCGGGCGCAGCCCCCCGAGGAAGCAGGGCCCTCCTGTGGCCAGGACGTGGCCATCCGCAGTGGCACGTTCGCCCTGTCGGACGGGTACCACCCGGGCAGTGTGCTCACCTACTCCTGCCCCCCGGGCTTCTACCCCTACCCGCTGGGCAGCCGCCTCTGCCAGGACAATGGGCACTGGACCCCGCTCCACACCCCCACTGGCTCCGTCCTCCCCAAGGCGCTCTGCAGAG AGATCCGCTGCCCAGCACAACTGGAATTTGAGAACGGCTCGTTCCAGCCGCGCCGGGCGTCCTACCCCGTGGGCAGCGTCCTGACCTTCGAGTGCCTGGACGGGTACACGCTGCGGGGGCCGGCCCAGCGCGTCTGCCAGGGGAACGGGCACTGGGACGGGGGCACCCCCGCCTGTGACGATGGAG CTGAGCACTGCCCCAACCCCGGGGTGCCGCCCGGGACGACGAAGAGCGGCAGCCGGTACCGGCTGGGCGAGCGGGTCTCCTACCGCTGCAAGGCGGGGCTGTCTCTGGTGGGCTCCGCACAGCGCGTCTGCACTGAGGCTGGGGAGTGGTCGGGGGCCgagcccagctgcagaggtgagtgatttctccccaccc gcccagcccccttctcCTACGACCGGGTGGAGGATGTCGGGTCCCAGTTTGGAGCCTCTTTCTCCAACGTGTTGGGCctggccagctcctcagcctccTCCAGCCTCAACGCCTCCATCATAAAGCCAC AAACGTTCCTGGGCCGCAGGCTCATTCTTAGCGACGACAGCTTCGTTAACGTCTACCTGCTGGTGGACTCCTCCAAGAGCGTCAACAGTGAAAGCTTCCAGATCTTCAAGGAGTGGGTGGAGAACATTGTGGACCGG ATTGCCAGCTTTGAAGTAGCGTCCAGCTTTGCTGTGATCTCCTACGCCACCAAGCCCAAGAAAATTGTTTCCATTTATGATCCCGAAGCTTCTGATGCGGATGGCGTTATTGAAAAGACAAAGACGGGGATGAATTTTCAAG ATCATGGCAACGGGACTGGGACGAACATCCGAGCAGCACTGCTGGAGGTGTATCACATGATCCTGTTCCAGAAGGAGTCCTTTGTCCGGGCGGGCAAGCCGGATGCATGGAAGAAAATCCGGCATGCCATCATTGTGCTGACAGATG GCAAATACAACATGGGAGGATCCCCCAAGGATGCAGTAGCCAAGATAGAAGATGTCCTAGAGATCAAGCCAGACAGGAAAGACTACCTAG ATATCTATGCCTTTGGGATTGGGACACTGGAGGTGGACTGGGATGGCCTTAATGAGATCGCTTCcaagaaggaaggggagagacatGCCTTCAAGATGGACTCCAGCCAGAATCTCAAGGCTGCGTTCGAGGATGTCCTGG ACCCCAAAAATATCCACGATCTCTGCGGGTTGGGGAACGATTCGCAGAGCGCCACGCACCAGCAGCAGAACCCCTGGCACGTGGTCATCAAG GGGACGACAGGCGCATCGTGCCGGGGGTCCCTGGTTTCTGACTCGTGGGTCCTGACAGCCGCACACTGCTTCAACCAGGTGACAGACACGTCCCTCTGGAGAGTGCAAGTGG gccttAGACTGtgtctgggggcagggccgaCGGAGATCCCCATCCAGAGACGGATTGACCACCCGGAGTACGACGTCACGGCCAAGGCTGGCCAGGGCATCCCCGAATACTACGACTACGACGTGTCGCTGATCAAACTGCAGCAGGCCGTGCAGTTCTCCGGGCGGGTCAG ACCCATCTGCCTGCCCTGCACGAAGCGAGCGAACCGAGCTCTGAAGAAGCCCCAGCGGGCGACGTGCAAAGATCACG agctggagctgctgggccTGGAGCAGGTCCCCGCGCACTTCATCTCCCTGGCCAACAAGAGGTTAAACGTGCAAATCAAGACCAACAAGTCG CGCCCTTCGTGCATTGCTGGTGCCATCCAACCTGGCATGATCTACGCCAACGTGTCGGACGTGTCCCGGGTGGTGACCGACCGGTTCCTCTGCTCCGGGCAGGAGGCCAGCGGCGGCTCGGAGGAGGCGTCTACCTGCAAAG GTGAATCTGGGGGGGGGTTGTtcctggagaagaagaggagatATTTCCAG